Proteins found in one Halobaculum sp. MBLA0147 genomic segment:
- a CDS encoding DNA-directed DNA polymerase: MDQQTFDDLPTADDGDRPDAEAAVVAGEASTHVSEVVDAGDVRVPDRTDETPVELMVTAVDYTVEGRGSDQYPVVHVFGRTPDDELEHVRVVGVEPYFYVPTADVADRDLVSEYDVVLDTREHPGGDPDAERFESIRGEPVTKVTTRTPRDVGQIRDDFETTYEADILFPNRFLVDHDVTAGLRVERRRIDEDDPDSPLQVTAEHLEAADVDADLRINTFDIEVDDRNGFPENGEEPIVCLTSHDSYRDEYVLWLYDAPEGPGAAVPDAELEAAFEEYEFVSDDTTQDPSVRLERFDTEEAMLDAFLSYLNDTDPDLTTGWNFEDFDAPYLFDRMEELDPRSEYDLSPDRASRVDETWRSGWGGPDVKGRVVFDLLYAYQRNQFSELDSYRLDAVGELELGVGKERYTGDIGDLWEEDPRRLLEYNLRDVELCVEIDRQQNLIDLWDETRKFVGCQLEDAPTPGDVVDMYVLHQAYGEFVLPTKGQQAGEEFEGGAVFEPISGVAENVSVLDLKSLYPMCMVTINASPETIVDDPESFDGETYRAPNGTRFRKEPDGMMREMVDALLTKREEKKALRDEHEPGTEEYGKYDRQQASIKVIMNSLYGVSGWEQFRLYDKDNAGAITAMGRRVIEFTEEAAAEIGYDVTYGDTDSVMLSLSDVETSETTVPDEVREAHPEMSETELATTQAAIEASEDIETYINDRYDDFAAEELDAEEHRFEIEFEKLYRRFFQAGKKKRYAGHIVWKEGKHVDSIDITGFEYTRSDIAPITKRVQKRVIEMIVTGEDLDDVEEYLHEEIQSFKAGDVDLEEIGIPGGIGKKLDNYDTDTAQVRGAKYANLLLGTNFQSGSKPKRLYLDGVHPDFYDRVESELGLEPNGASRDDALYTEFKRDPDVICYEFADEIPEEFDVDYDKMLEKTLKGPIERITEALGLTWDEIESGQEQTGLGDWG; encoded by the coding sequence ATGGATCAGCAGACGTTCGACGACCTCCCGACGGCCGACGACGGGGACCGGCCGGACGCGGAGGCGGCCGTGGTCGCGGGCGAGGCGTCGACACACGTCAGCGAAGTCGTCGACGCCGGCGACGTGCGCGTCCCCGACCGGACCGACGAGACCCCGGTCGAGCTGATGGTGACCGCGGTCGACTACACCGTCGAGGGCCGTGGCAGCGACCAGTACCCGGTCGTCCACGTCTTCGGCCGTACGCCCGACGACGAGTTGGAACACGTCCGCGTCGTCGGCGTCGAGCCGTACTTCTACGTCCCGACGGCCGACGTGGCCGACCGCGACCTGGTCTCGGAGTACGACGTGGTGCTGGACACCCGCGAGCACCCCGGCGGCGACCCGGACGCCGAGCGGTTCGAGAGCATCCGCGGCGAGCCGGTTACGAAGGTGACCACCCGCACGCCGCGGGACGTGGGCCAGATCCGCGACGACTTCGAGACCACCTACGAGGCGGACATCCTCTTCCCGAACCGCTTCCTCGTCGACCACGACGTGACCGCCGGCCTCCGCGTCGAGCGGCGGCGGATCGACGAGGACGACCCCGACAGTCCGCTGCAGGTCACCGCCGAACACTTGGAAGCTGCCGACGTGGACGCGGACCTCCGGATCAACACCTTCGACATCGAGGTGGACGACCGCAACGGGTTCCCCGAGAACGGCGAGGAGCCCATCGTCTGTCTCACGAGTCACGACTCCTACCGCGACGAGTACGTCCTGTGGCTGTACGACGCGCCCGAGGGCCCCGGTGCGGCCGTCCCCGACGCCGAGTTGGAGGCCGCCTTCGAGGAGTACGAGTTCGTCTCGGACGACACCACACAGGACCCGTCCGTCCGACTCGAACGGTTCGACACGGAGGAGGCGATGCTGGACGCTTTCCTTTCGTATCTGAACGATACTGATCCAGATCTCACCACGGGCTGGAATTTCGAAGATTTCGACGCACCGTACCTCTTCGACCGGATGGAGGAACTCGACCCGCGCAGCGAGTACGACCTCTCGCCGGACCGCGCCTCTCGCGTCGACGAGACGTGGCGCTCCGGCTGGGGTGGGCCGGACGTGAAGGGTCGGGTCGTCTTCGACCTGCTGTACGCCTACCAGCGCAACCAGTTCTCGGAGTTGGACTCCTACCGACTGGACGCAGTCGGGGAGTTGGAGTTGGGCGTCGGGAAGGAGCGGTACACCGGCGACATCGGCGACCTCTGGGAGGAGGACCCGCGGCGACTGTTGGAGTACAACCTCCGGGACGTGGAGCTGTGTGTCGAGATCGACCGCCAGCAGAACCTGATCGACCTGTGGGACGAGACGCGAAAGTTCGTCGGCTGCCAACTGGAGGACGCGCCGACGCCCGGCGACGTGGTGGACATGTACGTCCTCCACCAGGCGTACGGGGAGTTCGTGCTCCCGACGAAGGGGCAACAGGCCGGCGAGGAGTTCGAGGGCGGCGCGGTGTTCGAACCCATCTCCGGAGTCGCCGAGAACGTCTCGGTGCTGGACCTGAAGTCGCTGTACCCGATGTGTATGGTGACGATCAACGCCTCTCCGGAGACCATCGTCGACGACCCCGAGTCGTTCGACGGGGAGACGTACCGCGCTCCCAACGGCACCCGCTTCCGGAAGGAGCCGGACGGGATGATGCGCGAGATGGTCGACGCGCTGCTCACCAAACGTGAGGAGAAGAAGGCACTCCGCGACGAACACGAACCCGGCACCGAAGAGTACGGCAAGTACGACCGCCAGCAGGCGTCGATCAAGGTGATCATGAACTCGCTGTACGGCGTGTCGGGGTGGGAACAGTTCCGCCTGTACGACAAGGACAACGCCGGGGCGATCACCGCGATGGGACGCCGCGTGATCGAGTTCACCGAGGAAGCCGCCGCAGAGATCGGCTACGACGTTACGTACGGAGACACCGACAGCGTAATGTTGTCGCTGTCGGACGTGGAAACTAGCGAGACGACGGTCCCCGACGAGGTGCGGGAGGCGCACCCGGAGATGAGCGAGACGGAGCTGGCGACGACGCAGGCGGCCATCGAGGCCAGCGAGGACATCGAGACGTACATCAACGACCGGTACGACGACTTCGCGGCGGAGGAACTCGACGCCGAAGAACACCGCTTCGAGATCGAGTTCGAGAAACTCTACCGGCGGTTCTTCCAGGCAGGCAAGAAGAAGCGCTACGCCGGCCACATCGTCTGGAAGGAGGGGAAACACGTCGACAGCATCGACATCACGGGGTTCGAGTACACCCGATCCGACATCGCGCCGATCACCAAGCGCGTGCAGAAACGCGTCATCGAGATGATCGTCACCGGCGAGGACCTCGACGACGTCGAGGAGTACCTCCACGAGGAGATCCAGTCGTTCAAGGCCGGCGACGTGGACTTAGAAGAGATCGGGATCCCGGGTGGGATCGGGAAGAAACTGGACAACTACGACACGGACACCGCACAGGTCCGCGGGGCGAAGTACGCCAACCTGCTGTTGGGGACGAACTTCCAGTCCGGGTCCAAGCCCAAGCGGCTCTACCTCGACGGTGTCCACCCGGACTTCTACGACCGCGTCGAGTCGGAGCTCGGACTGGAACCCAACGGCGCGAGCCGCGACGACGCGCTGTACACGGAGTTCAAACGCGACCCGGACGTGATCTGCTACGAGTTCGCCGACGAGATCCCCGAGGAGTTCGACGTCGACTACGACAAGATGCTCGAGAAGACGCTGAAGGGCCCCATCGAGCGGATCACCGAGGCGCTGGGCCTCACCTGGGACGAGATCGAGAGCGGCCAGGAACAGACCGGGCTCGGCGACTGGGGCTGA
- a CDS encoding acyl-CoA thioesterase: MTELLLPNDTNNLGRALGGAVLHWMDICGAIASMRFSSKQCVTASMDHVDFISPIDLGEVAVVEGYVFNTGRTSIDVKVDVRAENPQTGEVRETTSSFFTFVALDGSGRPTSVPDLRCPTPEEEALREEAVEERTEQLRDVSDRLE; encoded by the coding sequence ATGACGGAGTTGTTGCTCCCGAACGACACCAACAACCTCGGGCGGGCGCTCGGGGGTGCGGTGCTCCACTGGATGGACATCTGTGGTGCCATCGCCTCGATGCGGTTCTCCTCGAAACAGTGTGTCACCGCCTCGATGGACCACGTGGACTTCATCAGCCCCATCGATCTCGGCGAGGTCGCGGTCGTCGAGGGGTACGTGTTCAACACCGGGCGGACGAGCATCGACGTGAAGGTGGACGTGCGCGCCGAGAATCCACAGACCGGCGAGGTGCGGGAGACGACGAGTTCCTTCTTCACCTTCGTCGCGCTGGACGGCAGCGGCCGGCCCACGAGTGTCCCCGACCTGCGGTGTCCGACCCCCGAGGAGGAGGCGCTGCGCGAGGAGGCCGTCGAGGAGCGAACCGAACAGCTCCGCGACGTGTCCGACCGACTGGAGTGA
- a CDS encoding S1C family serine protease — protein MPRRRAFLASLGAGLSAATTGCATAARRDGLIDTPTDGEDGEPATAETGGETTGDDRNAAVPPGLGDAAVELYRETIPSVVGVLVYDRDGRAASGSGFVTGLGPGGPHVVTNQHVVAPGNRFRIRFQGNEWREATLVGTDVYSDLAVLRPRNRPDSADPLSFAPASPEVPVGTDVLAIGTPFDLSGSASAGIVSGVDRLLPAPNEFSIPDAVQTDAALNPGNSGGPLVDATGEVVAVVNSGGGENIGFGISAALSRRVVPRLIADGEFRHSYLGVGIRQVTPTAAEVYDLDDVAGLIVVSVVSSGPSDGALRGTTGSETRRGVEVVTGGDVIVGIGDATVETQADLSNFLALETSPGDTVPVTVVRDDRRVTVDVELGARPRPRGSVSGPRSGW, from the coding sequence ATGCCACGGAGACGCGCGTTCCTCGCGAGCCTCGGAGCCGGACTCTCGGCGGCGACGACCGGCTGTGCCACCGCGGCCCGCCGCGACGGGTTGATCGACACACCCACCGACGGCGAGGACGGAGAGCCGGCGACGGCGGAGACGGGCGGGGAGACGACGGGCGACGACCGGAACGCCGCCGTCCCGCCGGGTCTCGGCGACGCGGCGGTGGAACTGTACCGCGAGACGATCCCGTCCGTCGTCGGCGTGTTGGTGTACGACCGGGACGGACGCGCGGCCAGCGGCTCCGGCTTCGTCACCGGCCTCGGGCCCGGCGGGCCACACGTCGTCACCAACCAGCACGTCGTCGCGCCGGGCAACCGCTTCCGGATTCGGTTCCAGGGCAACGAGTGGCGCGAGGCGACGCTCGTCGGCACGGACGTGTACTCCGATCTGGCAGTGTTGCGGCCGCGGAACCGCCCGGACTCCGCCGACCCGCTCTCGTTCGCACCGGCGTCTCCGGAGGTTCCCGTCGGAACGGACGTGCTCGCCATCGGGACGCCGTTCGACCTGAGCGGCTCCGCCTCGGCCGGGATCGTCAGCGGCGTCGACCGACTGCTCCCCGCGCCCAACGAGTTCTCGATCCCGGACGCGGTCCAGACGGACGCCGCGCTCAACCCCGGCAACAGCGGCGGGCCGCTGGTCGACGCCACCGGCGAGGTCGTCGCGGTCGTCAACTCCGGCGGCGGCGAGAACATCGGGTTCGGCATCTCGGCGGCGCTGTCGCGGCGCGTCGTCCCCCGACTGATCGCGGACGGGGAGTTCCGGCACTCGTACCTCGGGGTCGGCATCAGACAGGTGACGCCGACCGCCGCCGAGGTGTACGACCTCGACGACGTGGCGGGGTTGATCGTCGTCAGCGTCGTCTCCAGCGGCCCCTCCGACGGGGCGCTGCGGGGCACGACGGGCAGCGAGACGCGTCGGGGCGTCGAGGTGGTGACCGGCGGGGACGTGATCGTCGGCATCGGCGACGCGACCGTCGAGACGCAGGCGGACCTCTCGAACTTCCTCGCCTTAGAGACGAGCCCCGGCGACACGGTGCCGGTCACCGTCGTCCGCGACGACCGGCGGGTGACCGTCGACGTGGAACTCGGCGCTCGGCCGCGCCCACGCGGGTCGGTCTCCGGCCCGCGTTCGGGGTGGTGA